GCCTTAGAAGCAGTTCCTTAATTTCTATATCTTTAGCTTTGGTAGAATGGGCTAGCTGAGTATATTTTTTAAGAGAATTAATTAAACCATTATATGAGTCTAATATGCTGTTATAAATTTCTTGTAGAGGTTGATTTTCAATATGTTCAAAAAAATTTAGTCTTAAATTAGAACGTGTATCTATAAATAATTTTATCTCTCTTTTAAATTCTTCGTTTTGCTCATGTACTTCTTGATTGATGACAAAATCTTTAAAATCCCTATTCAATAACAAATATAAAGCTAAAGTATTCTCTACTTGGTTAGTCGTTATAGCTTCAAATATTAACTGCAGCTGTATATTTAACAGAGGCTTATTCTGTTTCGTGATTTGGCTATTATAAGAAATATACAATATGTCTTTATACTTAAAAGTAGCGGTACAAGCTGTGGTAATGTGGAAACAACTAGCCAAGGCATCTAAAATCCTGCTGTGATAATTAAATTGATATCGATGGTCACGCTTGGAACAAACTATATAACTCATACTAATTCACTTAAATGTCCTATAATATCAGTTGTATCTTCTCCTAAATCTTCTAATTTATCCAATGTTCCGCTAAGAATATTTCGAACAGTTTGACCTTCAATGTTGTATTCTGCTTTAAACTGAGAATCAAACATTTTCATAGCTATATCTTTAGTAATTTTAACTTCATCGTCTATTCCTTTTAGGAGAATATAATTAGTATATAAATTATCCAGTTGTTTGTAATTGCTTTCATCTATATAGGTATTAAAGAATCGCCTCAAAGTATCTCGAAAAGAGTTATCTAAATCCTGTTGATAACGTACTATATAAATCTCTGCAACTTTTGCATCAAGCACTATCTTATTACGCCCATTATTATCGGTTTCTTTAATATATTTTTGTATTTTAGGTAAAGCCTGATCAAATACCATCTGTAAAGATTTTAGTCTATCCCACATATTTACATCTAATTTTTTAGGAAATTCGAATGTGTCTATAGCTTCTTTTACAGGTAGAAGGGATTCGGGAATAGGAGTGAATTTTATGTCAAAGTAATCTTTAATTTCCTGGTATTTGTCAGCTAGTTCTTTGTATCTGATCATAAATATTACCTTTCAATTGCTTTATAAGTTGATTATATCATACTTTCAGGTTACAAATAGAGAGGGATTGGAGTAAGGGATTATATAATGCCGAGTTTGTGGATTTCTTTAGCAAAATCTTGAGCTCTGTTAGGGTTAAGATGGCCTTGGAGGTAGGTCCTGATTTCAGCTGGTCTGGCGTTTAGGATCTCGCATAGTGCTTGTATGTTGTAGCCATGACGAGATAATTCAGCAGCAGGACTGTTTAAATCAGTTACAAGTACTGATTGAATAATATCAGGAGTAATTGGTTTGACACCTACTGTATACCCTTGTTCTAAGCTTCGAGAAAGGTAATGGCTGATTTGCAAAGGTGTTACTAGGCTGTTTATCAAAAGCTCCATAGCTTCAGCAGTAATGATGTCACCTTGAGTTACATCTTTGTTGCAGCATTGTTCAAACAACCATGAGCCATAATGCAGCTTATTTTCTACCCAATGATTAAGGTAAAAGATCTGAGATCTTGCGCCTATCTGTTCCATAGAAGGACGTTTAAGGTCGTTAGATAATTTAGGGTGACCAGCAAGTATAACAGCTAACTTACAATCATTGCTATAAACAAGTTCCATAAGTCTTTTGAGCGAAACAAGTGTGGGGTTCGAAGCAGAAAGCAACTTGGATAAACTAATTGATTCAAAAGGTGAAAGGCAAGGTAAAAAGAAGACTTTTGATAGGATAATAAAAATCTTTATTTTTTATGTAAGATGGAATAATCTAGTTATTGGCTTTTGAAAAGGGATAAATAAGGTTTTATATACCTTAAATAAGTGCTTTTAGCATACATTTTATATGCCAAAAATAGCCTTAAATGATACACAAAAATTATAAAGTAAATTATAATCTGGTAAATAAATCCTTCTTAATTCAATAAGTTAGCCCTGATCTATAAGATTTTTGTGAAATTGCAAGGGTTTTTAACATAAAAAAAGTAAATGGATTTTTGATGGATTAACTTAGCTTAATTGCTCTTACAACAGACATTTAAGGGGTATAGCTTTTCTGTTTAGAACCCTTAAATTATTACCCATTGTCTGTAGGCATTAACGCCTCACATAAACCCAGTTCATCACATATCACGCTCTCAGTATCGCTTATATGCTCTTGTATATATCCTAGATTATTGTCTAATTTATCGATTATTTTTGGATCAGTTAGAAATTTGAGGTTTGGAATGATTTTATCCTTAGGAATATTTAGTCCTATCAATGTTTTTATTTGAGATATTTCTCCTTTTATTTTACCTTCCAATTTACCTTCTAATTTACCTTCTAATTTAGCTGCTTCTTTAGCTTCTTTCAATTCTTTTTGATGAGCTTGCTTTTCCCTTTCGCGCTCTTTAGCTTCTTCAGCTTCTACGCTCTTAATAGCCCAGTACTCTAACTTTTGGTCATGAGTCCAATTTGACATTTCCATAATCTTATAAGCCTCTTGAATTTTTGGATGAACATCTTGCGGTATCCCTTCCATTTTATTGCAATTATTAAAAAAGTCCAACCACTCGATTTGAAATTTGCATTTTGACTTCTTTTGCTCAGAGATTTCATTTCTATAATTTTTAAAACGTTGAAGTTCAAAAAATTTCCAATGCATCTTATTTCCAGGCATTTTTTGATTTAATTCTTCAATATATGGTACTACAGTCTTCTCATATTCTTTATCTGGTTTATCTATAAGCTGTTCTAAAGAATAATCACGAATAAATAAATCCTCCTTAGCGATAACTAAAATATATGTATCTCTCATTTTCAAATGATATAAAGCGGATTCTCCCTCTTTAACTTGTCCAGCTATGATTTTAGCCATGTACTCTTGAGTACGAGGCAGAAAATATCGCTTATAACCTCTTTGCATTTCTATAGCTATCTCTTTACCTTCTTTAGTAGTACATCTAACATCTACAGTGCTTTTAACTCCTTCAACATCATCGTGATTTATAGCTGGATCTATGACTTCTAAAGATACTATTAGATTATCCCCTTCAAAATTTAGTAGACTATTTAAAAAGTGAATTATTAGCTGCTCATTTCCTTTTTTAAAAATCATTTTAAATGTTTTATCATATGTTGGATCGGCAAAAATCTTAGATTCAGACAAGTTTTTCTCGTCTAAACCGGCTTCTTCAGCATTCCTTTTATTAGTCATAAATTTAGTTTTTAGAATTTTATTGTTCATATGATAGTTAAAAATCTAAATTTTTTCTAGCTGCTTTATTACATCTTTAGGAGCTTTTGGTCTAATTTGGCTTTTCTTTTACATGCCAAGCTCTGCAAAAGTGTGGTTTGAAGCAGAAAGAAACCTGGATAAACTCATTACCTCAAAAGCTGCTCTGCAAGGTTGGAAAGAGACTCTTTTTCTTATCCAAAACTAGCATATAAATTTTGTGTAGATTTTGAGTGTTTGTAATACCTAAGGTAATG
Above is a genomic segment from Candidatus Phycorickettsia trachydisci containing:
- a CDS encoding PD-(D/E)XK nuclease family transposase, whose product is MTNKRNAEEAGLDEKNLSESKIFADPTYDKTFKMIFKKGNEQLIIHFLNSLLNFEGDNLIVSLEVIDPAINHDDVEGVKSTVDVRCTTKEGKEIAIEMQRGYKRYFLPRTQEYMAKIIAGQVKEGESALYHLKMRDTYILVIAKEDLFIRDYSLEQLIDKPDKEYEKTVVPYIEELNQKMPGNKMHWKFFELQRFKNYRNEISEQKKSKCKFQIEWLDFFNNCNKMEGIPQDVHPKIQEAYKIMEMSNWTHDQKLEYWAIKSVEAEEAKEREREKQAHQKELKEAKEAAKLEGKLEGKLEGKIKGEISQIKTLIGLNIPKDKIIPNLKFLTDPKIIDKLDNNLGYIQEHISDTESVICDELGLCEALMPTDNG